A stretch of Aristophania vespae DNA encodes these proteins:
- a CDS encoding cytochrome b, whose translation MSPPPHKPDLEHQSGQRLSFLYSFYKHFSHYPMPPVNWFWCLGACLLAALGLMMLSGLFLAINYVPDTHQAFQAIVTIERHVPSGWLIRAIHMAGATMIFAALYLHIGRGLWYGSYKAPREFVWLTGLLLMALFMVTAFAGYVLPWGQMSYWGATVITHAIESIPFIGKPLLNFLLGGPELGDIALRRFFILHFTLGFVAVAIIALHILCLHAVGPTNPTLDSPQPKRVTRPFHPFYTIKDNIAVCVFLIIYTILIFYLPHLIEKQANLLPANSLKTPDTISPEWYLAPFFAMLRAVPSQLGGLAIAFASLLMLFALPWLDRSPKHNATYRPLVRLGWILFFTAFLTLIVAGLEPPSTWWIWLSRVALLIWFSVFLVILPYASFRERHSKGEKS comes from the coding sequence ATCTCCCCCCCTCCCCATAAACCTGATCTAGAGCATCAATCTGGGCAGCGTCTTTCATTTTTATATAGCTTTTATAAGCATTTCTCACATTACCCCATGCCCCCCGTTAATTGGTTTTGGTGCTTAGGGGCATGCCTATTAGCCGCTTTAGGCCTTATGATGTTAAGCGGTCTTTTTTTGGCAATTAACTATGTCCCTGATACGCACCAAGCCTTTCAGGCTATTGTAACGATAGAACGTCATGTACCTTCAGGATGGTTAATTCGTGCTATTCATATGGCAGGAGCGACTATGATTTTCGCAGCGCTCTATCTCCATATTGGGAGAGGGTTATGGTACGGCTCTTATAAAGCGCCGCGAGAATTTGTCTGGCTCACTGGGCTTTTACTTATGGCACTTTTCATGGTCACAGCCTTTGCAGGCTATGTCTTACCCTGGGGGCAAATGTCTTATTGGGGTGCTACAGTCATAACACATGCAATAGAATCCATTCCTTTTATTGGCAAACCACTTCTCAACTTTTTGTTGGGAGGACCAGAACTAGGCGATATCGCTTTACGCCGCTTTTTTATATTGCATTTCACTTTAGGGTTTGTGGCTGTCGCCATCATAGCTCTGCATATTTTATGTCTTCATGCCGTAGGGCCAACAAATCCTACACTTGACTCACCTCAACCCAAGCGCGTGACAAGGCCTTTCCACCCTTTTTACACTATTAAAGACAATATCGCTGTTTGTGTTTTTCTTATTATTTACACAATCCTGATTTTCTACCTGCCTCATTTAATTGAAAAACAGGCTAATTTACTACCTGCCAATTCCTTAAAAACACCAGATACAATCAGCCCAGAATGGTACCTGGCTCCATTCTTTGCCATGTTACGTGCTGTGCCATCTCAATTAGGCGGGCTGGCAATCGCTTTTGCAAGTTTGCTCATGCTTTTTGCCCTACCCTGGCTCGATCGCTCTCCAAAACATAATGCCACTTACCGACCTCTGGTGCGCTTGGGATGGATCCTGTTTTTTACAGCATTCCTCACTCTTATTGTGGCTGGTCTGGAACCACCTTCTACATGGTGGATTTGGCTAAGCCGGGTGGCTCTTTTAATATGGTTTAGTGTATTTCTCGTTATTCTTCCTTATGCAAGCTTTCGCGAAAGGCACTCAAAAGGAGAAAAATCATGA
- a CDS encoding cytochrome c1 produces the protein MKFSPQNFLYSALLSSAFLGCFSSQAAADTSTQHGFYVFQKVCMDCHGMADVHYGDMAKLGIPLSYLKEWAESRHATLKDPIASPFPTIEAAKAAYGDAPPDMSQLARYIKGGSFYIEKMLKSYEPAPKDFKLGPNSYYNPVALSHHKVFRMPYPFMKETMTYPDGKIADVPQMAQDVTQFLNWAAAPHNKNRFLYGTAILLYLAVMLGLLISLKKMIP, from the coding sequence ATGAAATTTTCTCCCCAAAACTTTTTATACTCAGCTCTTTTAAGTTCAGCTTTTTTAGGTTGTTTTTCCTCACAAGCAGCTGCTGATACAAGCACCCAACACGGCTTTTATGTATTTCAAAAAGTCTGCATGGACTGCCATGGCATGGCAGATGTTCATTATGGCGATATGGCAAAATTAGGGATTCCACTCTCTTATCTAAAAGAATGGGCCGAAAGCCGCCACGCCACCCTAAAAGACCCTATTGCTTCGCCTTTCCCAACAATTGAGGCTGCTAAAGCAGCTTATGGCGATGCTCCACCTGACATGTCACAATTAGCACGATATATAAAAGGAGGATCTTTTTACATTGAAAAAATGCTTAAATCCTACGAGCCAGCTCCTAAGGACTTTAAATTAGGCCCTAACAGTTATTATAATCCTGTCGCTCTAAGCCATCATAAAGTTTTTCGTATGCCCTATCCCTTCATGAAGGAAACGATGACTTATCCTGATGGTAAAATTGCTGATGTGCCACAAATGGCACAGGATGTTACACAATTTTTAAACTGGGCCGCTGCGCCACACAATAAAAATCGTTTTCTTTATGGAACTGCTATTTTGCTTTATTTAGCAGTCATGTTGGGCTTATTAATTTCACTTAAGAAAATGATACCTTAG
- a CDS encoding aldo/keto reductase, with protein sequence MRYHNLGNTEISVSEICLGTMTFGQQNTEAEGHAQLDMALDHGVNFIDTAELYSIPPRAETYGATEKIIGSWLKQKGQRDKIILASKVVGRSSNKWYRPGGEPARLTPQQIRYAIDQSLQRLQTDYLDLYQLHWPDREIGLFGEGGTTFKNLSLADEVPIAETVGALNELVKEGKIRHYGLSNETSWGVAKFLHEADKLKAPHIVSIQNAYNLLNRTFEIGLAEMCLREKVGLLAYSPLGQGYLTGKYLDGARPAGARTTLFDRGQRYEKPGVDKAIKAYKALAEQEGVNLVQMATAFAMSRPFVASTIIGATSLEQLDLLLKTKASLITDDLEAKINNIHQLNANPAP encoded by the coding sequence ATGCGTTATCATAATCTTGGTAACACAGAGATTTCTGTCAGTGAAATTTGCTTGGGCACCATGACCTTTGGCCAACAAAATACCGAGGCAGAAGGTCATGCGCAGCTTGATATGGCATTGGACCATGGTGTCAATTTTATTGATACGGCAGAGCTTTATTCTATTCCTCCACGTGCAGAAACATATGGCGCAACAGAAAAAATTATTGGCTCCTGGCTCAAACAAAAGGGCCAGCGTGATAAAATTATTCTTGCAAGTAAAGTTGTAGGGCGCTCTTCTAATAAATGGTATCGACCTGGAGGAGAGCCGGCCCGCTTAACGCCACAGCAAATCCGTTATGCTATTGATCAGTCTTTGCAGCGTTTACAGACAGATTACCTTGATCTTTATCAGCTGCATTGGCCAGATAGGGAAATTGGCTTATTTGGAGAGGGTGGCACGACATTCAAAAATCTCTCACTTGCTGATGAAGTTCCTATTGCTGAGACAGTAGGAGCTTTGAACGAGCTCGTGAAAGAGGGGAAAATACGCCATTATGGCCTTTCAAACGAAACGTCTTGGGGGGTAGCAAAATTTTTGCATGAGGCTGATAAATTAAAAGCACCTCATATCGTGTCTATTCAAAATGCCTATAACCTGCTCAACCGTACTTTTGAAATTGGCCTTGCCGAGATGTGCCTTCGTGAAAAAGTTGGGTTGCTGGCTTATTCCCCCTTGGGACAGGGCTATTTAACAGGAAAATATCTTGATGGAGCCCGCCCTGCAGGAGCTCGCACGACGCTTTTTGATCGCGGACAACGCTATGAAAAACCAGGTGTAGATAAAGCAATCAAAGCTTATAAAGCTTTAGCTGAGCAAGAGGGCGTAAATCTGGTGCAAATGGCAACAGCCTTTGCAATGTCTCGTCCTTTTGTAGCAAGCACGATCATTGGTGCTACATCTTTAGAGCAGCTTGATCTTTTGTTAAAAACAAAGGCCAGTCTGATTACTGATGATTTGGAAGCAAAAATAAATAATATTCATCAGTTAAATGCTAATCCTGCTCCATAA
- a CDS encoding response regulator transcription factor has translation MRILLVEDDPTVRSYVSKGLKEAGHNVDETENGKDGLFLAVSESYDVIILDRMLPGGIDGLRILETLRSQKNKTPVLILSALADVDERVSGLKAGGDDYVTKPFSFSELLARVEALTRRGQNDNPQTTRLIIGDLELDLLAREVKREGKRIDLQPREFRLLEFLARHAGQVITRTMLLEKVWDYHFDPQTNVIDVHVSRLRQKVDKPFAHTMIHTVRNAGYILRAPDEET, from the coding sequence ATGCGTATTTTACTAGTTGAGGATGACCCTACGGTTCGTTCATATGTCTCAAAAGGACTGAAGGAAGCTGGCCATAACGTTGATGAGACCGAAAACGGCAAAGACGGTCTTTTTCTCGCTGTAAGTGAGAGCTATGACGTCATCATTCTCGATCGCATGTTGCCAGGTGGTATTGATGGGCTTCGTATTCTTGAAACATTAAGGAGCCAGAAAAATAAGACACCTGTTCTCATTCTTTCTGCTTTAGCTGATGTTGATGAACGCGTATCTGGCTTAAAAGCTGGAGGCGATGATTATGTTACAAAACCATTTTCCTTCTCAGAGCTTTTAGCCCGTGTAGAAGCCCTAACGCGACGGGGACAAAATGACAATCCGCAGACAACAAGGCTGATTATAGGTGATTTAGAGCTCGATTTATTGGCCCGTGAAGTCAAAAGAGAGGGCAAACGCATTGACCTTCAGCCACGTGAATTTCGTCTCCTAGAATTTTTGGCACGCCATGCAGGCCAAGTTATCACACGCACGATGCTGCTAGAAAAAGTGTGGGATTATCACTTCGACCCTCAGACAAATGTGATTGACGTTCATGTTTCACGTTTGCGCCAAAAAGTAGATAAACCCTTCGCCCACACTATGATTCACACAGTGCGGAATGCGGGCTATATTTTGCGTGCTCCTGACGAAGAAACTTAA
- a CDS encoding sensor histidine kinase, translating to MNNTKKRLISWRRRWPIRSIGVNFALAYSVVFLISASIFLSFTWWSTTNLLNRHVQNAIETDASDLTHRWRVGGPRALTHAIKERLDQNVDDDALYLLVDGLGRRLAGNLPGWPVKIQKTDHYYELPIKRYSFRTTAKFRVYKLTKGYRLIIGHDVKGRELFRHIITETLVWCALMVSILALGGAFVVRRLFRHVVFSIARTTRALANGDLNHRIALDGSETDLVAETINAMLERINRLMDGVKQVSNAIAHDLRTPIARARTRLEDAIDHAKSEEELREAVSLAVGDLDNITLIFEALLRIAQIEAGAKRSAFAEVDLNKLLENMAEFYSVSAEEAGLNLALNASSLPTIIGDKSLLQQAIANLLDNAIKFTPQGGTITLEAHTIPLESTSPDSIKISVRDEGVGMAEKDINRAHERFFRAESARNTPGSGLGLSLVQAIMSLHKGSLSLQNEQPGLRVILTLPLSDS from the coding sequence ATGAACAACACTAAAAAGCGGTTAATTTCATGGCGGCGCCGTTGGCCTATTCGCTCTATCGGGGTCAATTTTGCCCTTGCCTATAGTGTTGTTTTTCTGATCTCTGCGAGCATCTTTCTCTCATTTACATGGTGGAGCACCACAAATCTTTTAAACCGTCATGTACAAAATGCGATTGAAACTGATGCTTCAGATCTCACTCATCGGTGGCGCGTTGGTGGGCCTCGTGCCCTCACGCACGCCATTAAGGAACGGTTAGATCAAAATGTAGATGATGACGCGCTTTATTTACTCGTCGATGGGCTTGGGCGCCGGTTGGCAGGAAATTTACCAGGGTGGCCTGTCAAAATACAAAAGACAGACCATTATTATGAACTCCCCATAAAGCGTTATTCATTTAGAACCACCGCAAAATTTCGGGTTTATAAACTCACCAAGGGTTACCGTCTCATCATAGGTCACGACGTTAAAGGGCGTGAACTCTTCCGTCACATTATTACAGAAACACTTGTCTGGTGCGCTCTTATGGTCTCTATCCTTGCTTTAGGAGGGGCTTTTGTCGTGAGACGCCTGTTCCGGCATGTGGTGTTTTCTATTGCCCGAACAACACGCGCTTTAGCAAATGGAGATCTTAACCACCGGATAGCCCTTGATGGGAGCGAAACTGACCTCGTTGCAGAAACAATTAATGCAATGCTGGAACGTATTAATCGCTTAATGGATGGGGTGAAGCAGGTTTCTAACGCCATTGCCCATGACCTGCGAACACCCATCGCCCGTGCCCGAACACGCCTAGAAGATGCCATCGATCACGCCAAAAGTGAGGAAGAGCTGCGCGAAGCCGTTAGCTTGGCGGTAGGAGATCTTGATAATATTACGCTTATCTTTGAGGCCTTATTGAGAATTGCACAAATTGAAGCCGGGGCCAAACGCTCTGCCTTTGCTGAAGTTGATCTCAATAAATTACTTGAAAATATGGCTGAATTTTACAGTGTTTCTGCTGAAGAAGCCGGCTTGAACCTGGCCCTTAATGCAAGCTCTTTACCCACCATCATTGGCGATAAATCTTTATTGCAGCAAGCTATCGCCAATTTATTAGATAATGCCATCAAATTTACCCCTCAAGGTGGTACGATTACATTAGAGGCTCATACAATTCCCTTAGAGAGCACCTCACCTGACTCTATAAAAATCAGCGTTCGTGATGAGGGTGTTGGTATGGCTGAAAAAGACATTAATCGTGCTCATGAACGCTTCTTCCGCGCTGAATCAGCACGTAATACCCCTGGCTCTGGCTTAGGCCTATCCCTTGTACAGGCCATTATGAGCCTTCATAAAGGCAGCTTATCATTGCAAAATGAGCAACCCGGCTTACGCGTTATTCTTACATTGCCTCTTTCAGACAGTTAA
- a CDS encoding SIMPL domain-containing protein, with protein MKQNLTLRRVLKNASFLAVGALMSTSFSVNSAHAGPGMMPPPPHADHHAGVRLAFATQGEAQAKPTELTIHLTAQKESTSPVEAQQALNKLVDSAMKATSDQKDIKTMAGNYSISREYTQKGPGRWSARQTIKIKGTDSQKLLSYAEKLQKIGLGVDSFEWSLDQQTQQKLEQQARSEALKKIRQQAESDAQDLGLKFVKLDSVMVRSSGMPHAPRHTHSL; from the coding sequence ATGAAACAAAATCTCACACTTCGTCGCGTTTTAAAAAATGCTTCTTTCCTTGCTGTAGGAGCTCTTATGAGCACTAGCTTTTCAGTCAATTCTGCTCACGCTGGACCTGGAATGATGCCTCCTCCACCTCATGCAGATCACCATGCTGGCGTTAGACTGGCTTTCGCGACACAAGGTGAAGCACAAGCTAAACCAACAGAACTCACCATTCATCTCACAGCACAAAAAGAGAGCACCTCCCCCGTTGAGGCTCAACAAGCTCTTAATAAACTGGTCGATAGTGCCATGAAGGCTACATCTGACCAGAAAGACATTAAAACAATGGCAGGCAATTATTCTATTTCTCGGGAATATACACAAAAAGGCCCTGGCCGCTGGAGTGCCCGTCAGACAATTAAAATCAAAGGTACAGATAGCCAAAAGCTTTTAAGCTATGCCGAAAAGCTTCAGAAAATTGGTCTTGGTGTTGATAGTTTTGAATGGTCTTTAGATCAACAGACCCAGCAAAAGCTTGAACAACAGGCTCGCTCTGAAGCCCTTAAAAAAATACGCCAACAAGCTGAGTCAGATGCTCAAGATCTGGGCCTGAAATTCGTCAAGCTTGATAGCGTCATGGTTCGCTCCTCTGGTATGCCACATGCCCCGAGGCACACCCATTCGCTTTAA
- a CDS encoding S1C family serine protease encodes MRKKDAILAMGKVSVRDARTVLRSVAAALPGTVFVFTIKRNNEEKTLSITLGKRPISDQ; translated from the coding sequence TTGCGTAAGAAAGATGCCATTTTAGCTATGGGCAAGGTTTCTGTAAGAGATGCCCGAACAGTGCTCAGAAGTGTAGCAGCAGCTCTTCCGGGAACTGTGTTCGTGTTTACGATCAAGCGTAATAATGAAGAAAAGACGCTTTCCATTACGTTAGGAAAGCGTCCCATTTCAGATCAGTAA
- a CDS encoding S1C family serine protease has product MKRLVHAVLIPALAGGLTAGAVCAVFVAYESNMAPKSQEAAGHSFLRKRFFHNHPPSVPISAPLVRPNSLTEVPKKKETSAEKVKTPSLNSALSSDLPSFAPLVRRVIPAVVNISISRDPADREVKPKAKAPIHKKVPSHTKRRLQKVHPRPHKKILKRAKKHVSSKVKHRHINRKIIHPADDDMTGAGSGFIVDPSGLIVTNRHVIGGATKVTVSLSDGRSLSAHLLGDDPMTDIAVIKVDTPTPLPCVTWGDSRQVEIGDWILVAGNPFGFGSSVTAGIISAVGRDLGIGALDDFMQLDAPINPGNSGGLLLTFMVRLLL; this is encoded by the coding sequence ATGAAGCGGCTTGTCCATGCAGTTTTGATCCCCGCTCTCGCTGGCGGCCTTACTGCAGGGGCTGTATGTGCCGTTTTTGTTGCTTATGAAAGTAATATGGCGCCCAAGTCACAAGAAGCGGCGGGGCATTCTTTTCTCAGAAAACGATTTTTCCATAACCATCCGCCTTCAGTGCCTATATCAGCACCTTTAGTAAGGCCAAACTCACTTACTGAGGTTCCAAAGAAGAAAGAAACTTCTGCTGAGAAGGTAAAAACGCCCTCTTTAAATTCTGCTTTATCGTCCGACCTTCCTAGTTTTGCTCCTTTGGTGCGGCGGGTTATTCCCGCGGTGGTAAATATTTCTATTTCACGCGATCCGGCCGATCGGGAAGTTAAGCCCAAAGCAAAAGCGCCCATCCATAAAAAAGTGCCCTCTCACACTAAGAGAAGACTACAGAAAGTACATCCTCGCCCGCATAAAAAAATACTCAAGCGAGCTAAGAAGCATGTCTCTTCTAAAGTAAAGCACCGTCATATAAACCGTAAAATTATTCACCCTGCTGATGATGATATGACAGGCGCAGGATCAGGGTTTATCGTTGACCCCTCAGGGCTAATCGTGACGAACCGCCATGTTATTGGTGGGGCGACAAAGGTGACAGTGTCTTTATCAGACGGGCGTAGCCTGTCAGCTCATCTTTTGGGTGATGATCCAATGACTGACATTGCGGTTATTAAGGTTGACACACCAACGCCGTTACCTTGTGTAACGTGGGGTGATAGTCGGCAGGTTGAGATTGGAGATTGGATTTTAGTTGCGGGTAATCCTTTTGGGTTTGGTTCCTCAGTAACAGCGGGAATCATCTCTGCCGTGGGGCGTGATTTGGGCATTGGAGCCTTAGATGATTTCATGCAGCTAGATGCTCCCATTAACCCTGGAAATTCAGGGGGCCTGCTTTTAACCTTCATGGTCAGGTTATTGCTGTAA
- the hrpB gene encoding ATP-dependent helicase HrpB, which produces MLTESSLPVEETLPALLKSLQTNPNLVLMAPPGAGKTTLVPPYLLAHEPNWLAGKKIILVEPRRVAVRGAAARMAFLRGEDPGEFIGYCTRLEQVVSAKTRIEVMTEGLLLRRLLSNPLLEDVGVVIFDEVHERSLNSDIAIALCLDIQKNFRPDLRIVAMSATLETDVFTELLKAPLLQSQGRQYPVTVRFERDIAHLKDLPALCARVIHRMWNDEAGSILVFLPGIGEIRRCAALLDSKLPVYFLYGEQSPQEQQKALDPEKGRRIVLATSIAETSVTVPGVHIVIDGGWRRSPRRDPNTGLSRLITHRISRATAEQRAGRAGRQGPGIAVRLWSEMTQRRLLLQDSPEIKDADLSDFALITSSWRHVMGTDPLTLPLIEMPPSGALEAAQHLLKLLGALDKNGSLTPLGHKMIGVGTHPRLAAMLCSAETDSEKITASCLAALLEERDPLGRVDDKTNITTDIRFRLALFAQNDRRVPGYVMQHLRHIAKRYMRRLKVKDTDFSLIEDEKIPFLVAAGFPDRVAQQAGDIGRYRLAGGGSARLSVTDPLSRESLLVAIGIHAKRSHEITMATALKRDDLPSCLQQQLIEKRDLAFDTNSGRVWARQKLCLGSLVLKDKNIPASEEEALELFLERLKSDFKKLLTWDDKVCQLQARIHLARLYFAPDLPDLSDEALLQDSEWLKPWLIGFCKLSQFKELDLTHILQSFLSYEERQILDKHLPPFLTLKGRQHTIDYTAPVPSVSARAQSFYGLKSLPIIARGKVSLQAILLSPAGRPQAITTDLEAFWKNGWLDLLKEMRGRYPKHNWPEDPSSIIS; this is translated from the coding sequence ATGCTCACTGAGTCTTCACTTCCTGTCGAAGAAACACTTCCTGCACTTTTAAAAAGCCTTCAAACTAATCCTAATCTTGTGCTTATGGCGCCTCCAGGTGCCGGTAAGACAACGCTAGTTCCTCCTTACCTTTTAGCTCATGAGCCAAACTGGCTTGCAGGTAAGAAAATAATCCTCGTTGAGCCTAGACGTGTTGCTGTACGAGGTGCAGCGGCGCGTATGGCTTTTTTGCGAGGAGAGGATCCTGGCGAATTTATTGGATATTGCACACGTTTGGAGCAGGTCGTTTCTGCTAAAACGCGCATAGAAGTGATGACAGAGGGATTATTATTAAGGCGCTTATTAAGTAATCCACTTCTTGAAGATGTTGGTGTTGTTATTTTTGATGAGGTACATGAGCGCTCATTAAATAGCGATATAGCGATTGCTTTATGCCTTGATATACAAAAAAATTTTCGTCCTGATTTAAGAATAGTGGCTATGTCTGCCACTTTGGAAACTGATGTTTTTACCGAGCTTCTAAAAGCACCTCTTTTGCAGAGTCAGGGGCGGCAGTACCCTGTTACCGTTCGTTTTGAGCGTGATATTGCGCATTTGAAGGATCTTCCTGCTTTATGCGCGCGTGTTATTCATCGAATGTGGAACGATGAAGCGGGTTCTATTTTGGTGTTTTTACCCGGGATAGGAGAAATCAGGCGGTGTGCGGCCTTACTTGACTCTAAGTTACCTGTTTATTTTCTCTATGGGGAGCAATCGCCACAAGAGCAGCAAAAGGCCCTGGATCCTGAAAAGGGGCGACGCATTGTTTTAGCAACATCCATTGCTGAAACCTCTGTTACAGTGCCGGGTGTTCATATTGTCATAGATGGAGGTTGGCGGCGCTCTCCTCGACGTGACCCAAATACGGGTTTATCACGTCTTATAACTCATCGTATTTCTCGTGCCACAGCAGAGCAGAGAGCTGGGCGCGCGGGCCGTCAGGGGCCTGGAATTGCTGTACGATTATGGTCTGAAATGACGCAACGCCGCCTTTTATTACAGGATAGTCCTGAAATAAAAGACGCTGATTTAAGTGATTTTGCTCTTATAACATCGTCCTGGCGGCATGTAATGGGTACAGACCCTCTTACATTACCTCTTATTGAAATGCCGCCATCAGGAGCTTTGGAAGCAGCTCAGCATTTGTTAAAATTACTGGGTGCTTTAGATAAAAACGGTTCCCTAACACCCTTAGGTCATAAAATGATAGGGGTTGGTACTCATCCGCGTCTTGCAGCCATGCTCTGCTCTGCTGAAACAGATTCAGAAAAAATTACAGCGTCATGTCTTGCTGCCTTGTTAGAAGAACGTGATCCTCTAGGACGAGTTGATGATAAAACGAATATCACAACCGATATCAGATTTAGATTAGCACTTTTTGCACAGAATGATCGGAGAGTTCCTGGCTATGTTATGCAGCATCTGCGTCATATAGCAAAACGTTACATGCGGCGCTTAAAAGTGAAAGATACTGATTTTTCACTTATAGAGGATGAAAAAATTCCTTTCTTAGTGGCTGCCGGGTTTCCTGATAGAGTGGCGCAGCAGGCAGGAGACATAGGGCGCTATCGTTTGGCAGGAGGAGGGAGCGCCCGCCTTTCTGTGACAGATCCTCTATCTCGTGAATCATTACTGGTTGCTATAGGAATTCATGCCAAACGCTCTCATGAAATAACCATGGCTACAGCGTTAAAGAGAGATGATTTACCGTCTTGTTTACAGCAGCAATTGATCGAAAAACGCGACCTTGCGTTTGATACAAATTCAGGGCGTGTCTGGGCACGTCAAAAATTATGTTTGGGTTCTCTGGTTTTAAAAGACAAAAACATTCCTGCTTCGGAAGAGGAAGCACTTGAGCTGTTTTTAGAGCGTCTTAAAAGTGATTTTAAAAAATTACTGACGTGGGATGATAAGGTCTGTCAATTGCAGGCCCGGATTCACCTTGCACGACTTTATTTTGCCCCAGACTTGCCTGATCTTTCTGATGAGGCTCTCTTGCAAGATTCGGAATGGCTGAAACCTTGGCTAATAGGTTTTTGCAAATTATCTCAGTTTAAAGAACTTGACCTTACGCACATTTTACAAAGTTTTTTGAGCTATGAGGAGCGTCAGATATTAGATAAGCATCTCCCTCCTTTTTTAACTTTAAAAGGCCGCCAGCACACTATTGATTATACGGCCCCTGTGCCCTCAGTCTCAGCGCGTGCCCAGTCTTTTTATGGGTTAAAGTCTTTGCCCATAATTGCACGGGGCAAGGTGTCTCTTCAGGCCATTTTGCTCTCACCTGCTGGTAGACCTCAGGCAATTACGACAGATTTAGAAGCTTTTTGGAAAAATGGATGGTTAGATTTGCTTAAAGAGATGAGAGGGCGTTACCCAAAGCATAATTGGCCAGAAGATCCATCGTCGATCATCTCATAA